Below is a window of Stygiolobus azoricus DNA.
TATGAATACGTAAGTTCCGGCTCCGCAGCTTGGGTGATTAGCCATTTCAAATTGCTCTTTTCCAGTTATTGCTTCTACTAGCTTGGAGAATACAACCGAAGTTCCTATAGGATACCAACTGTCTCTAGTAATCTCTCCATTTGTCTGCTCCTCTATTGCCTTTAAAACCTCAGGAATCGTTATTCTGAACTTATTTCTCATATTGCGTTTCATCATTCCGGTTAAGCTGACAGGTTGGAAGTTAATTGCCCTTACCACATCCATGTTATATGCTGCGAATTTCACTATATTCCCTAAATCTTGATCGTTTACAGTTCTGATAACAGTAGGTACTAGAACTACGCTAGTCATTCCAGCTTTTCTGAAGACCTCTAAAGTGTATGGGATTTCCCAGTGATTTTTAGTATTGGTTCTTCTATTTACGCCATCAAAACTCATATATATGGTGTTAACACCAGCCTCTCTTAACTCACGGGCATACTTTATTGCATATTCTGGATCTTCGAGGTACATCTTAGCAAAAGTTCCGCCCCAAGTGTTAAGCTGTATGTGTTTTACACCGCTCTCTCTCATGATTCTTACGATTTCAATCAAATCTTCGCGTAGTGTAGGTTCTCCACCGGTTAATTGTATGACGAGAGTAATATCTTGCCTTTTCAATTGTTCTACCATGAACTTTATCTGTTCTCTAGTAGGTTCGTATACATAACCCGCCTTCTCAGCGAAGAAGAAACAGTACCAACAAGATAAATCACATCTGTTCGTAATTACCATGTTTACAAGAGCTGAATGCTGATGATGCATTGGACAAAGCCCACAGTTAAAAGGACAAGGCGATTTAAGATCTACATATGGAACCTTAGGTCCTTTACCTTCATATTCCCAATAGTCGAACTTGTAGTATAGATTTACATCACCATAATATAGATCTTCAAATTCACCATGATCTGGGCAAACTTTTCTTATGTATAATTTGTCTTCTTTTTCAAATATTACTGCAGGTAACAGTCTATAACAGGCCGGACACAAGGAACTAGTAACTCTCACCAATTTTTCATTTTCTGCGATCTTAGGTAAAGGACCTCCTATCTTAATTTCCCTATCTCCAAATTTAACTACCCCGTTATCAAATTTAGATGGAGCTGGTAATAATCTAAATCTTTCCTCGCTCTTCTGAACTGTTTCTGTCATTTTTATCTTCATAAAGTGTATGACTAGCCTATTTATAAGCTCTTTCACCATTATAACTGCATATTTGGTTAAAACCATCCTAAGAAATTATCCCATCCAGTATTTTCTATAACTTCACCCTTGTATAATACATTGTTTCTCTCTTCAGAGTTTTCATTTTTAATTACTTCTCCTATAACTATTGGGTTTAAACCATATTTTCTCATTTCTCTCATAACTTCCTCAACTACGCTTTTTCTAACAACTAGTAATGTCTCGAACTCTTCTCCTGAATACTTTAGGATATCTTTGATTTCGACCCCTAAAGAATCAGTCATTTCTTTTACTTCTGGGTCTATGGGTATTTGCTTCAGTTCTACTGTTACATTCTTTCTTTTTACGATATTGTATAAGGAGATAATGAGACCGTCGCTGACATCAGTTGAATACGAAATATTTGTACAATATTTTTCAATAGTTTTAACTATACCTTTATTAACAATAGGATGACGAATCTTATTGATCACTTTGTTAGGTAAATGAATATTCCAAGAACGAACATAAGATAGAAAAACTAATGATGTGTATCCTATTGAATTAGATATAATTACTACGTCACCGTCATTTATGTCCTTATTAGAATTGCACGTAGACAACCCAATTCCCATTATATCAATCCAACCGCTTCCGTCACTGGAATTAAGATCTCCACCAACGTACTTGCCATTGTAATACTTAATAGCGTCTGCTATGCCTTCAATTAAACTCTCAAGTTTATCTAACTTTGATTTAGGTATGCCAATCGACGAGAAGAATAAACTAGGAATTCCGCCTTTAGATATAATATCGCTTACGGTTGAAATTACTGCTTTCCAACCGAGATCATATAAATCCATGAAAGGAAAAGTATAAGATAATTGAAAACCGTCTATTTTGTAAATGAGATTTTTTTCAGTGTATACGTCATCTTTTATAGAATTAAAAACCACATACTTAGATATTATATTATTTATAAATTCATGTTCTGAATACAACTTTAATCACCAAAAAGCCGCCGCGGGGACTTGAACCCCGGACCACCGGCTGTACCGGATCCTCATACTATACCTTACGAGGCCGGCGCTCTACCAGTCTGAGCTACGGCGGCATATATTCTTTGTATCTAACCTTTTTAAAATTTTAAATACAAGACGATATTACTTTCATAACATAGTCTCTAGTTCTATCTATTAGAATATTATATGAGCCTAAATACCCTTTAGGATCTAGAACTCGTCTCAATTCCTCTTCAGTCATATACTGTCTAACTATTTTATTTTCTAAAGCTACCTCATAAAGAGACTTATTCTTGGCTTCTGCTTCTCTAGATATATTCATCGAAAGCTCATGAGCAACATGCCTGGGAAGACCTTTTAAAGTTAAATTAACCATTAAACTCTCCGCCATTATAAGACCTTTAGTCAAGTTTAGATTCTTTTGCATATTTTCTGGAAATATTCTTAATGTTCTCATCAATCTAATCATACTATCTAACATTTCATCAATTGTAAGGAAGGAATGGGAAATAATTATACGTTCGGAAGAGCTATTGGTTAAATCACGCTCGTGCCATAATGGTATGTTTTCAAGTTCAGCTATAACGAAGCCGCGTAAGACTTTTGCTAACCCACTTATCTTCTCTGCTGTAACTGGGTTTTCCTTATGAGGCATCGTACTACTCCCTACTCTCTCTACAGCCTCACCTTCTGCTAGCTCCAATATTTCTGGTCTCATAAGTTCACGTATTTCTAAAGCAAATCTATCAAGTTGAGATCCTAATATGGCTAAATCTGAGATCAATTCGGCAAATCCATCTCTCGGTGCTACTTGAGTTGAAATTACATGAGGAGGTATTCCAAGATTTTCTGAAACATACTTCTCGATTTCCACCCCTTTATCTCGCCAAGCTGCCATCGTGCCTACGGCTCCCGCCATTTTTATTCTTACTAATCTCTTTTCCAAGTCACATAATCTCTCTAATGACCTAGAAAATTCGTACGCGTAATTGGAAAATTTAAAACCTAAAGTAATTGGAAGTGCATGTTGCCCATGAGTCCTCCCTACCATCACAAGGTCTTTGTATTTTGATGAGTAGTCAAGTAAGATCTGGAGAATATTTCTCAGTTTCTGTTTAATTATATTCAATGCCTTTGAGAAAATTATGGCGTATGCTGTATCTATTATATCGTAACTGGTTGCTCCGTAATGAATATACTTAGCCCCTGAAAGTTCGGCCAGATGAACCGTTAAAGCCATAACATCATGACCTAATTTTTTCTCTAGTTCGTTAATTCTTTCTATATTTATTTTTTCTATTACTTCTTTTACCCGCTTTGACTCATCCTCATTAATAACTCCCGCTTTAAATAAAGCATGTAATAGTGCTACCTCCACTTCTGCCATGGTTTTAACTACATTTTTTCTTGAAAATAAATCTCTCATTTCTTTACTTCCGTATCTCCATTCAAAAACGCATATTTCATTACTCATAATTTTAAAAAGACATTTATTAGCGTATTAAGTCTTCGTATATTGAGATGGACACGATACTAACAATTGGCAGTCATTCGTCACTACAAATTCTTCACGGTGCCAAAAAAGAAGGTTTCAAAACAATACAAATAACACCAGAAAATAGAGTTAAGTTTTATTCACAATTCCCTTTTATTGATAAGGTAATCGGGTATAGGAATGAAGACGAGGCTGTGAATTATATTAATGACTATAGTGATAACGGAATCTTGATTCCTCACGGAAGTCTTGTAGAATATATAGGTAGCGAGAGAGTAAAGAAAATCTCTACTAAGATCTTCGGAAATAGAAACTTGTTCGAATGGGAAGCAAATCAAAGGAAGAAAATGAGCTTGCTAAAAATGTCCAATATACCAACTCCCATGGATTTTGAAAGCCCTGAAGACGTAGATAGAATGGTAATAGTAAAACTACCCGGAGCAAAAGGAGGTAAGGGGTATTTTGTAGCAAAAAATAAGTCCGAAGTTAAGGAAGGCTTAAACAAAGTACTCTCTGCTAAACTGATTAAATCTATCGACGAAGTAATAATTCAAGAATATGTTATTGGAGTACCCATGTATTTCCAATTCTTTTATAGTCCCATTTTAAATAGATTGGAAATAACGGGTATTGATATACGATACGAAACTAACGTAGACGGGTTGAGAAGACTTCCTTTCAACTTAAATATTGAACCAACATTCGTAGTGGTAGGTAATTTACCTGCTGTTGCAAGAGAGAGTTTATTACCTAAAGTGTTTGACTACGGTATGTCATTTGTTAATACAATAAAAGAGAGAGTCCCGCCTGGAATGATAGGACCTTTCTGTCTGGAATCTGTCGTTAAAGACTCAGGAGAAATAGCAGTATTCGAATTCTCTGGGAGAATTGTAGCTGGTACTAATCTGTATATAAACGGAAGCCCGTATAGTTGGTTATATTGGGATGAACCCATGAGTGTAGGCAGAAGAATAGGAAGAGAAATCAAATTAGCTTTAAACGAAAATAGGCTTAACGAGGTGTTAACTTAATGGATAACGTGATACAAATAGCTGCTTTAGCAAGCCATTCAGCATTAGACGTTTTCGATGGTGCTAAAGATGAAGGGTTTAAAACAATAGCATTATGTAAGAAGGGTAGAGATAGAGCTTATAGAGAATTTAAAAGAATAGTAGATAGATGTATAGTTTTAGACGACTTTAAGGAAATATCGTCTGATAAAATTGACTCGATGCTTTACAGCGAAAATGCGATCATGGTTCCTAACAGGAGCTTAGCTGTTTATGTAGGTTACGATAACTTAGAAAGAATGAAGACAAAATTCTTTGGTAATAGAAGAATGCTCAGATGGGAGGAGAGGAGTGGAGATAAGAACTACTATAAATTACTAGATGAAGCGAAAATAAGAAGACCTAGAACGTTACGACCTGATAATATAGACGTTCCAGTAATAGTCAAACTTCCAGAAGCAAAAAGGAGAGTAGAAAGAGGGTTTTTCATTGCTGTAAACCAAAAGGATTTTGACAATAAAATAGATGAACTGAGGAAAAAGGGGATAATAGATGATGAAAGTATAAAATCGATGGTTATTGAAGAATACATATTAGGAGCCCATTTTAACATTAATTACTTCAATTCGCCAATTTATGATAGAGTAGAACTCCTAAGTATCGATCGTAGAATTCAAAGTGATTGGGATTCATTTTACAGATTACCCGCTGAAATTCAATTGAAACTAAATAGACTACCACGATTTATAGAAGTGGGACACGAGCCAGCAACTATAAGGGAAAGCTTACTGGAGAAAATATTCGAAATAGGTTACTCTTTCGTAGAAACTACGAAAAAGCTGGAACCACCGGGTATTATAGGACCATTTACTTTACAGTTAATGGTAACGCCCGAACTCGATTTGGTAGTATTTGATGTAGCTCCTAGAATAGGAGGAGGGACTAATGCCCATATGGGAATAGGAAGTCAATATTCTAAACTATATTTTGGCAAACCTATGAGTCTAGGAAGAAGAATAGCTCATGAAATAAAAGAAGCTATTTCACGTAACTCGATTGACTTAATTATAACTTAAAGATTTTTAAGTGGAATTTTTATAATTATAGATTGACGTAAGAGCTGATTATAAATAGACGGGTCTTTTACCAGATTATAATTATAGATTGACGTAAGAAATATTTAAATATCATACATCAACATTTATCAAAACGGTGTTTAATGCTAACTATTTTAGTAGGAGGATTTTTTGGAGACGAAGGAAAGGGTAAGATAGCTGCATATATAGGAATTAATGATTCTCCAAAACTAGCAGTCAGAACTGGATCCATTAACGCTGGGCACACAGTAACTTATATGGGGAAGCAATGGAAAGTTAGAATTATTCCATCAGCCTTTATAAATAAGTCATCTAAATTAGTTCTAGCTCCGGGTGCTCTCACGTCTATTCAATTACTATTTAATGAGGCTAGAGAAACCGATAGTACGGACAGACTATTAGTAGACGAGCACGTAGGGATCATAACTCAGGAAGAAATTGATGAAGAAAGGAAAGATGAATATTTAATGAAAGTAATAGGAAGCACCGGTCAAGGAGTGGGATATGCTGAAGCTAAAAGAATCTTAAGAAAATTAAAGCTCGCAAAAGATTATGAAGAACTTAAACCATATTTAACTAAAGTTCCTAATTTAGTGTTAGACGAATTAGATAAAGGTAACGACGTATTAGTTGAAGGTACACAAGGACATTATTTAAGCCTTTATCACGGAGAATATCCCTATGTAACGAGCAGGAATACTACGTCGTCTGGAATCCTGAGCGAATTGGGAATAGGACCTAAGTACGTTGATCATGTGTTAATCGTATTCAAATCATATGTGACAAGAGTAGGAGGAGGTCCTTTAGAAGGAGAAATACCTTGGGAAGAGGCTGAGAAAATGGGAATAGCTGAAACTGCAACTGTTACTGGAAGAAAAAGAAGGAGTGCACCTTTCAATGTGAAGTTGGCTAAAGAAGCAATAAGGATTAATTCAGCAACCCAGGTAGCAATAACCAAATTAGATTCTCTATTTAAGGAGGCAAGAAATGTAAGAGAATTTAATAAACTACCTAGAGAGGCTAGAAAATGGATAGAGGATCTAGAAGCCGAATTAAAAGTACCAATTACGATAATCGGAACTGGAGAAGACACATTAGCTACAATTGATCTAAGACGAGAGAAAATAGGAGAGTGAGAATATGGTTTACGACATAGTTATAGTGGGAGCAGGGCCGGCTGGACTGTTTGCTGCTTACGAACTAGCAAACTTAAAGAATACAGAGAACGGCAAGGACCTGAAGGTCTTATTAGTAGATAAGGGTCTAAGACCTTTGAAAAGAACGTGTCCATTACTGACTCCTAAGGAAAAGTGTACCTTCTGCGATCCTTGTAATATAACTTACGGTATAGGTGGGGCTGGAACTTATAGTAGTGGAATAATAAACCTCAGACCGGATATTGGTGGAGAACTTCATGAAATATTAAGGAGTTGGGATAAGGCACAAGAGTTAGTAGATTATGTAGACGAAGTTTTGGTAAAGTTCGGAGCACCTAAGGACAGGTTCTTCGAACCCAACATGGAAAAAGTTAAGGATATTCAAAGAAAAGCAGCTAAGGTAGGTGCGGAATTTATACCTATTAGGCAGAGGCACATAGGAACTGATAAAACTCCTTTAGTTATAGAGAATATTCTCAACTATATAGAGAAGAATGGTGTAAAAGTAGAAGAATTAACAAACGTGCTAGAAATACAAAAGAAGGGTGATCATTTCCTTCTCAAGACTAACAGAAAAGAGGAAATAGAAACTAAAACCCTGCTTGTAGCACCTGGTAGAGCTGGTGCTAAGTGGTTCTTAGAACAAGCTAGGAACTTAGGCGTTGATATGGTACCGGGACCTCTAGATATTGGCGTAAGAGTTGAGGTAGAATCCTTTGTAATGGAAGAACTAACTTCAGCAGTATGGGATCCTAAAGTAGTACTATACACCAAAAAATATGATGATAAAGTTAGAACTTTCTGTGTAAATCCAAGAGGTTATATTATGAAAGAAGTTTACGATGACGGGACTATAGGCGTTAACGGGCAAACCTTCGCTGACAGGAAAAGCAATAATACGAATTTTGCCTTCTTAACTACAATAAAACTTTCTGATCCTCTGGAAGATACAATTGAGTACGGAAAAAGCATTGCGAGACTAATGACCAGATTGGGTGGAGAGAAACCAATAATACAGAGACTTATTGACTTCGAAAAAGGAAGAAGAAGTACGTGGGAAAGAATTAACAGATCTACAGTAAGGCCTACTTTAAGAGACGTAACTCCAGGTGATATAAGCATGGGACTCCCATATAGAGTAGTTAGTAACTTAATTGAAGGTCTAGAGAGACTTGACAACATTGCACCGGGATTATATTCTTCTAACACCTTACTATATGCACCTGAAATAAAGTACTATAGTATGAAAGCTGTAGTAGATAGTAATATGGAGACTGTAGTAGATAACTTGTTTGTCGCTGGTGATGGAGTAGGTTTATCAAGAGGAATAAACATTGCAGCAGCTACTGGTATACTTGCAGCAAGAGGTATAGCTAGAAAGTTAGGAATTTAATCTTTTCTTCCAGATTTAATCAAATCTTAGAAATAATAAAAGAGTTTTTAGCTTCTGTGATTACTTTATCTTATATGAACAACTTAAACGAGATTGAACAAAAAGTAATAATGGAGCTTGAATACAACTTTCCCTTTGATGAGAAACCCTTTCAGTTAATTGGTGAAAAACTGGGAATTAGTGAGAGAGAAGTCATAGAAATAGTAAAGGGTCTTATAGATAGGGAAATTGTCAAGAGAGTAGGAATGTATGTCAGCTTTAGAGCTAAGGGGATGGAGAGCGCGTTAATTGCGGCTGCAATTTCTCCCGAAAATTTAGAAAAATTTAGAAAAATAGCGTTAGGAATAAGAGAACTCACTCATAATTTTATTAGAAATCATCCCAGATACAATGTATGGTACGTATTAAAAGCTGAAAGTAAAGAGTCTTTGGACAAAAAGATTGCCGAATTGATGAGTGAAGTAAAATGTAAGGAATACGTAATTTTATATTCTAAAAAATCTTTAAAATTAAGTGTTAAATATGACGTTATAAGAGGGGTCTCATATGCTGATAACCAGCCAGTTCACGAAAAAATTCCTACTGCAGAAGAATTAGGAATACAGAAGGAGTTATTAAAAGACCTCTCATACCCGTTACCTATTTCTGAAAGACCTTTTCAAAAGATAGCAGAAAAGTATAACATGAAAGACAGCGAATTGGTGGAGCTTATTAAAGATTTATACGAAAAAGGTGTGATTAAAGATTACGGAGCTACAATAAACGGGGAAAAAGTGGGTATAACTGAAAATGCAATGATGCTGATTAACTCAGAGGATATAGAATCCTCATGTTACAATATTGCAAATAAGTTAAAAGAAGCTACTCACGTAGTACTAAGGGAATCCAACACAAAATGGGATTACTTATGTTATGCAATGATACATGCAAGGTCGAGGGAAATTATATCAGAAGTCGCAAAAAAAGCTGTGACTTTGGCAAATGCTAAGAGTTATATGTTACTATTTAGCCTAGAAAATTTGAAGCCTGGTATTGTAATTTAGAATAAGAACCCTTTATTTTAATATTAGTTACTACAGATTTGAGCTCTTCTATTAAATCAATTGTCTTTGAGTCCCTTAACTCTCCTTCAAACTCTAAGTAGAAGTAATATTGCCATGGTATTACTTTAAGAGGTCTCGAATATATCATAGTTAGATTTATGTTATATTTATAGAATTTTTCTAAGGCTCTATATAGGGCGCCAGGCTTATGGGGAACATTAAAGAATATCATAGTTCTCTCTCCGCTTGTAGTG
It encodes the following:
- a CDS encoding formate--phosphoribosylaminoimidazolecarboxamide ligase family protein encodes the protein MDNVIQIAALASHSALDVFDGAKDEGFKTIALCKKGRDRAYREFKRIVDRCIVLDDFKEISSDKIDSMLYSENAIMVPNRSLAVYVGYDNLERMKTKFFGNRRMLRWEERSGDKNYYKLLDEAKIRRPRTLRPDNIDVPVIVKLPEAKRRVERGFFIAVNQKDFDNKIDELRKKGIIDDESIKSMVIEEYILGAHFNINYFNSPIYDRVELLSIDRRIQSDWDSFYRLPAEIQLKLNRLPRFIEVGHEPATIRESLLEKIFEIGYSFVETTKKLEPPGIIGPFTLQLMVTPELDLVVFDVAPRIGGGTNAHMGIGSQYSKLYFGKPMSLGRRIAHEIKEAISRNSIDLIIT
- the tes gene encoding tetraether lipid synthase Tes; translation: MTETVQKSEERFRLLPAPSKFDNGVVKFGDREIKIGGPLPKIAENEKLVRVTSSLCPACYRLLPAVIFEKEDKLYIRKVCPDHGEFEDLYYGDVNLYYKFDYWEYEGKGPKVPYVDLKSPCPFNCGLCPMHHQHSALVNMVITNRCDLSCWYCFFFAEKAGYVYEPTREQIKFMVEQLKRQDITLVIQLTGGEPTLREDLIEIVRIMRESGVKHIQLNTWGGTFAKMYLEDPEYAIKYARELREAGVNTIYMSFDGVNRRTNTKNHWEIPYTLEVFRKAGMTSVVLVPTVIRTVNDQDLGNIVKFAAYNMDVVRAINFQPVSLTGMMKRNMRNKFRITIPEVLKAIEEQTNGEITRDSWYPIGTSVVFSKLVEAITGKEQFEMANHPSCGAGTYVFIEWRNGEPHFIPLSKFIDLEGLLEYLREKTEELKEGGNKIWIGVKLLYNLRKFIDKEKGPKDFDVYEMLRNIIVNHNYEALGEWHYRTLFLGTMHFMDLYNYDVERVMRCDIHYTTPDGRVIPFCTYNVLNDLYRDKVLKEYQIPIEEWKKVHGEDSIGDKMKYRRIASKLEEGEVYKATYKPFMQ
- the purB gene encoding adenylosuccinate lyase produces the protein MSNEICVFEWRYGSKEMRDLFSRKNVVKTMAEVEVALLHALFKAGVINEDESKRVKEVIEKINIERINELEKKLGHDVMALTVHLAELSGAKYIHYGATSYDIIDTAYAIIFSKALNIIKQKLRNILQILLDYSSKYKDLVMVGRTHGQHALPITLGFKFSNYAYEFSRSLERLCDLEKRLVRIKMAGAVGTMAAWRDKGVEIEKYVSENLGIPPHVISTQVAPRDGFAELISDLAILGSQLDRFALEIRELMRPEILELAEGEAVERVGSSTMPHKENPVTAEKISGLAKVLRGFVIAELENIPLWHERDLTNSSSERIIISHSFLTIDEMLDSMIRLMRTLRIFPENMQKNLNLTKGLIMAESLMVNLTLKGLPRHVAHELSMNISREAEAKNKSLYEVALENKIVRQYMTEEELRRVLDPKGYLGSYNILIDRTRDYVMKVISSCI
- a CDS encoding thiamine-phosphate kinase, which encodes MVFNSIKDDVYTEKNLIYKIDGFQLSYTFPFMDLYDLGWKAVISTVSDIISKGGIPSLFFSSIGIPKSKLDKLESLIEGIADAIKYYNGKYVGGDLNSSDGSGWIDIMGIGLSTCNSNKDINDGDVVIISNSIGYTSLVFLSYVRSWNIHLPNKVINKIRHPIVNKGIVKTIEKYCTNISYSTDVSDGLIISLYNIVKRKNVTVELKQIPIDPEVKEMTDSLGVEIKDILKYSGEEFETLLVVRKSVVEEVMREMRKYGLNPIVIGEVIKNENSEERNNVLYKGEVIENTGWDNFLGWF
- a CDS encoding formate--phosphoribosylaminoimidazolecarboxamide ligase, producing MDTILTIGSHSSLQILHGAKKEGFKTIQITPENRVKFYSQFPFIDKVIGYRNEDEAVNYINDYSDNGILIPHGSLVEYIGSERVKKISTKIFGNRNLFEWEANQRKKMSLLKMSNIPTPMDFESPEDVDRMVIVKLPGAKGGKGYFVAKNKSEVKEGLNKVLSAKLIKSIDEVIIQEYVIGVPMYFQFFYSPILNRLEITGIDIRYETNVDGLRRLPFNLNIEPTFVVVGNLPAVARESLLPKVFDYGMSFVNTIKERVPPGMIGPFCLESVVKDSGEIAVFEFSGRIVAGTNLYINGSPYSWLYWDEPMSVGRRIGREIKLALNENRLNEVLT
- a CDS encoding NAD(P)/FAD-dependent oxidoreductase, producing the protein MVYDIVIVGAGPAGLFAAYELANLKNTENGKDLKVLLVDKGLRPLKRTCPLLTPKEKCTFCDPCNITYGIGGAGTYSSGIINLRPDIGGELHEILRSWDKAQELVDYVDEVLVKFGAPKDRFFEPNMEKVKDIQRKAAKVGAEFIPIRQRHIGTDKTPLVIENILNYIEKNGVKVEELTNVLEIQKKGDHFLLKTNRKEEIETKTLLVAPGRAGAKWFLEQARNLGVDMVPGPLDIGVRVEVESFVMEELTSAVWDPKVVLYTKKYDDKVRTFCVNPRGYIMKEVYDDGTIGVNGQTFADRKSNNTNFAFLTTIKLSDPLEDTIEYGKSIARLMTRLGGEKPIIQRLIDFEKGRRSTWERINRSTVRPTLRDVTPGDISMGLPYRVVSNLIEGLERLDNIAPGLYSSNTLLYAPEIKYYSMKAVVDSNMETVVDNLFVAGDGVGLSRGINIAAATGILAARGIARKLGI
- a CDS encoding adenylosuccinate synthetase is translated as MLTILVGGFFGDEGKGKIAAYIGINDSPKLAVRTGSINAGHTVTYMGKQWKVRIIPSAFINKSSKLVLAPGALTSIQLLFNEARETDSTDRLLVDEHVGIITQEEIDEERKDEYLMKVIGSTGQGVGYAEAKRILRKLKLAKDYEELKPYLTKVPNLVLDELDKGNDVLVEGTQGHYLSLYHGEYPYVTSRNTTSSGILSELGIGPKYVDHVLIVFKSYVTRVGGGPLEGEIPWEEAEKMGIAETATVTGRKRRSAPFNVKLAKEAIRINSATQVAITKLDSLFKEARNVREFNKLPREARKWIEDLEAELKVPITIIGTGEDTLATIDLRREKIGE
- a CDS encoding Lrp/AsnC family transcriptional regulator, which gives rise to MNNLNEIEQKVIMELEYNFPFDEKPFQLIGEKLGISEREVIEIVKGLIDREIVKRVGMYVSFRAKGMESALIAAAISPENLEKFRKIALGIRELTHNFIRNHPRYNVWYVLKAESKESLDKKIAELMSEVKCKEYVILYSKKSLKLSVKYDVIRGVSYADNQPVHEKIPTAEELGIQKELLKDLSYPLPISERPFQKIAEKYNMKDSELVELIKDLYEKGVIKDYGATINGEKVGITENAMMLINSEDIESSCYNIANKLKEATHVVLRESNTKWDYLCYAMIHARSREIISEVAKKAVTLANAKSYMLLFSLENLKPGIVI